A window from Vigna angularis cultivar LongXiaoDou No.4 chromosome 7, ASM1680809v1, whole genome shotgun sequence encodes these proteins:
- the LOC108337935 gene encoding trans-Golgi network-localized SYP41-interacting protein 1 isoform X2 produces the protein MDRNKSRTDLLAAGKKRLQQFRQKKDNKSGSSRGKSSKKAGLPQLVDSDSDAASSVSVSTVSSQITDGNVEDDSHSNVVNTEASESQSVANSLPPDNIDPSVVSSSVVTTYNTGDESVLDSNAELLHQVPGICEKDNESSAQVHGNIAEDIEADVAENVSLSTSGSLVPEGGETHDHASAPVSILSQPAPGTTVAGQSVSEREGEKRAELLLLSQGIPNTSVMQTREDQVTDLGAMQEADGLVMEKFCQPTDLVIDGQRELLLSEVGESDQSLPGISLEKARIEDASHEAEQLSESIEFLSSQEDILSDKLSGFDEGQGDDIAASGTSVRNLEREVLPSSYHEEIPLQCNQEQNSEVVLIEHDGGLQEGFNQQCPHDGLAIEDPKSRGAHEFDPSRPLDVPSVFDANSINLLQLAEIIRGLSEEECQFLIEARGVESDLDPLASRSILLDHDISEAFQSLKEELFLENLMKNIFNTQLAELLESDNQGQQLVDEIYQLRASYNEVNGKNQYLSEELDNCRVDLHDISSKNVELQNQFNAAMAEVEALSARVVELQNNFDMSQKDSLELSKELADCRGLISSLQVEKKGMNETLDSTNDEKSKLLEEKESHLFEIKNLESELADLKISMEGVKLEKSNLVDRISSVTEDRSKIEGEVEHLKHEIDRLSLDLVESKDLVASLQAENSNLNGNLAFSDDKIKNLVDENHSLSSQIIALNEQLSIEKGERFRFEGDLKEASLQLEQISKENVFLNNTLGMHKTQIEDTGKEHSQPLSQPRDLGRQANVVCEQSKGVKIAITEDSLHIDQEPDEGAPVGPHLNRGEREVFDDDLGFVSLKDCLDEAEKVLTMLENAVNELHSHSVSSSRSGEKVSSPVVSKLIQAFESKGHEDEHEGETRDSNFLQSSSNSFKLTKEQIESLKILLSKWKLDVQIAGALFKGERDDRKAGDAKYSDLEDQFEQLKQHCSGLEASNIELAVQYETVKQLLGDIQEKKFLLEELCDTLKQEDARLKAKNNELYEKLGHCQSTISELHTEMNDVKQISSEMASSLGSQLENLQKELTERAMLLEQGWNISMAQIVELVGKLKESVGGVMSTTFSSDTHSNLDITHQLEVSVHAAAEMIFDLQKKLESTYSEHEIMSTSYKEMSSKCDDLLGRNELAVSLLHKMYSDLRKLVVGNGTTIDDKIDVHSEVLPELLNYDSFQPILKHIGNILNEKQELESVTKEMKSEFMHRETELEELKLKCVDLDSVSKLIQDLTGVLNADIPKLDMNKSPLSWLDSLVSSLVQKMREAEIQHHTTKELYGSKEMELAELKEKMHYLDTLRLENENEILVLKESLYQAEEALVVARSELHKKANELEHSEQRVSSVREKLSIAVTKGKGLVVQRDGLKQSLAETSSELERCLQELQLKDTRLHEVETKLKTYEEAGERVEALESELSYIRNSSNALRESFLLKDSMLQRIEEILEDLDLPEQFHSRDTIEKIDWLASSVSGNSLAMNDWEQKDGVAVGSYSDAGYVARDSWKDDSQLQPDSDDFRMKFEELQSKYYGLAEQNEMLEQSLMERNSLLRRWEELVNSVEMPSHLQSMETEDKIECICAALTEANHHIDALQLKIEKYDSYCGMLNTDLEESQRMVSAFQEDLSALTSERVNLSEKVESLLLENERLSLQKREAELEKEKLIKEMTIVKDELEHKTAIKEQLFTTDGKIRKLQDLVVNTLSESDTQNMGFGDANIDSLEELLGKLIEKLKMEQKLSASARETELENGRLLIEITGLKDKLEHKTAIEEQIFTIDGKIRKLQVLVGDALSESDTQNMVFGDANIDSLEELLRKLIEKLKMEQKLSALTRETELENEMLLNEITSLKDKLENKTAIEEQIFTVDGKIRKLQDLVGDALSESDSQNIVSDNAPIDSLEELLGKLIEKLNMERKLSVLTRETELENEKLLKEITSLKDKLEHKTAIEEQIFTLDGKIRKLQDLVGDALSKSDSQNMVSGNEPIDSLEELLGKLIENLKTEQKLSAHTRETELENEKLLNEIANLMDKLEQKAVIEEQIFIIDDKIRKLHDLVCDALPGSETENLVSGSEKIDSLEELLRKLLQNHANLLSMNPAYGVVGDGLRSQKDDGTLCEERSIDVQDKEASIDRYKIDLEKSLNELLHVKEERDRSLDKQISLSGEVEAMTKRIEGLQGLLNQEEHKSASLREKLNVAVRKGKSLVQQRDSLKHTIEEMSVQMEHLKSEITNRDNTLAEHEQRLGQLSTYPDKLEALESESLQLKKHLEETEHHLQEQEYSLKLILNKLGEIEVGGEGYISDPVKKLEQVGKLCSDLHSTVASLEQESRKSKRASELLLAELNEVQERNDSFQEELAKMNAELVDIRRERDSAEASKLEALAHLEKLSSLHEAGKHSHLSDIMELKSNLNLVFKSFGEVHNLLTNAFIFDLESYRKLEAGLESCMKVNSATNMVDSSITKEHWASSNKGSVPAHPWQDFDAIDQYDTSVENLRLFCHQLQQFITKVSSLKEKISIHSSLAQELDKTLSKLMASIQREMTSQKESCETMKKELSEHDEKLVAFRGIIAYLYEACNNSSIVLENEKAELSGTKVESSDLGMSLETPLFDDDISEEYIKTMADRLLLTVKGFTSIKAEFLDANKKEMKSTIANLQRELQEKDVQRDRICSDLVKQIKDAEAAATSYSQDLEAFKIQEHNLKKEVEAIEAERKILEQKVNELQDRQETTAELEDKMRSQTTLLAAKDQEIEALMHALDEEETQMEELTNKIVDLEKVVEQKNQEIENLEFSRGKVMKKLSITVSKFDELHHLSANLLSEVEKLQSQLQERDTEISFLRQEVTRCTNDVLLASQMSNQRSSDEIFEFLTWVDMVVSHDGAHDIHPDMKSNSQVHECKEILQKKLMSLLSELENLREVVESKDAMLQVERSKVEELNHKTETLETSLHQKELQLNLLEGVEETSKGAGTSSEIVEVEPVMNRWSPSGAFVAPQVRSLRKGNSDHIAIAVDENPGGTSRIEEEDDKVHGFKSLTSSKIVPRFTRPLTDLIDGLWVSCDRTLMRQPVLRLGIILYWAIMHALLAFFVV, from the exons ATGGACCGAAACAAGAGCCGTACCGATCTACTCGCAGCTGGCAAGAAAAGG CTCCAACAGTTTCGTCAGAAGAAGGATAATAAAAGTGGTAGTAGCCGCGgaaaatcatcaaaaaaggCTGGTTTACCTCAGCTAGTTGATTCTGATTCTGATGCTGCAAGTAGTGTCTCAGTTTCAACAGTATCATCTCAGATAACTGATGGAAATGTTGAAGATGACAGTCACTCAAATGTGGTTAATACAGAAGCATCAGAGTCACAGTCTGTGGCAAACTCGTTACCTCCTGACAATATTGATCCTTCTGTTGTTTCATCATCAGTCGTCACTACATATAATACAGGTGATGAATCAGTATTAGATTCTAATGCTGAGCTATTACATCAGGTTCCTGGGATCTGTGAGAAAGATAATGAGTCATCTGCCCAGGTTCATGGGAATATTGCTGAAGATATTGAAGCTGATGTGGCAGAGAATGTGTCTTTGAGTACTTCAGGTAGCTTGGTTCCTGAAGGAGGAGAAACACATGATCATGCATCCGCACCTGTTTCTATTTTGTCCCAGCCTGCTCCTGGTACAACTGTAGCGGGTCAGTCAGTTTCAGAAAGAGAGGGTGAAAAGAGGGCAGAATTGTTGCTTTTATCACAGGGTATTCCAAATACGTCTGTGATGCAAACAAGGGAAGATCAGGTAACAGATTTAG GGGCAATGCAGGAGGCAGATGGTTTGGTCATGGAGAAATTTTGTCAACCCACTGATTTGGTGATTGATGGTCAGAGGGAGCTTCTTTTGTCTGAAGTTGGTGAGAGTGACCAGTCTCTTCCGGGAATTTCTTTGGAGAAAGCTAGAATTGAGGATGCATCTCATGAAGCTGAACAACTGAGCGAGTCAATTGAATTTCTCTCTTCTCAAGAGGACATTCTGTCAGATAAGCTTTCAGGTTTTGATGAAGGCCAAGGAGATGATATTGCAGCTTCAGGGACTTCAGTGAGGAATCTGGAGAGAGAAGTATTGCCTAGTTCATATCATGAAGAAATTCCCCTTCAGTGTAATCAAGAACAGAATAGTGAAGTAGTTCTCATTGAACATGATGGGGGACTTCAGGAGGGGTTTAATCAGCAATGCCCTCATGATGGACTTGCAATTGAGGATCCAAAGTCAAGGGGAGCTCATGAGTTTGATCCATCCAGACCATTGGACGTGCCTTCTGTTTTTGATGCAAACTCCATTAACCTGTTGCAGCTGGCTGAAATTATTAGGGGGCTTAGTGAAGAAGAGTGTCAGTTTCTGATTGAGGCAAGAGGAGTGGAGTCTGATTTGGATCCTTTAGCCAGTCGTTCAATTCTATTGGACCATGACATTTCAGAAGCATTTCAGAGTCTCAAAGAAGAATTGTTTCttgaaaatttaatgaaaaatatatttaacactcAACTAGCTGAACTGCTGGAGTCTGATAACCAGGGTCAACAATTGGTTGATGAAATATATCAGCTTCGTGCTTCTTATAATGAAGTTAATGGGAAGAATCAATACCTTAGTGAAGAGCTTGATAATTGCCGTGTTGATCTACATGATATTTCTAGCAAAAATGTGGAACTGCAAAATCAATTTAATGCTGCCATGGCTGAGGTGGAAGCGCTTTCTGCCAGAGTGGTTGAGCTGCAGAATAATTTTGATATGTCTCAAAAAGATTCACTGGAATTATCCAAAGAGTTGGCTGACTGCAGAGGCTTGATCTCAAGTTTACAGGTGGAAAAGAAGGGCATGAATGAAACTCTTGATTCGACAAATGATGAGAAAAGTAAACTTTTGGAGGAGAAGGAATCTCATCTATTTGAAATTAAGAATCTGGAGTCTGAATTAGCTGACTTAAAGATTTCGATGGAAGGAGTAAAACTTGAGAAGTCCAACTTAGTTGATAGGATCTCTTCTGTGACCGAAGATAGGAGTAAGATTGAAGGAGAAGTCGAGCATCTCAAACATGAGATTGATAGGCTGTCATTAGATCTGGTTGAGAGTAAAGATTTGGTGGCAAGTCTACAGGCAGAAAATTCCAACTTAAATGGGAACCTTGCATTTTCAGATGATAAGATTAAAAATCTTGTAGATGAGAATCATAGTCTCTCTTCTCAAATCATTGCCTTAAATGAGCAATTGTCTATTGAAAAGGGGGAACGATTTAGGTTTGAAGGTGACCTTAAAGAAGCCTCATTGCAGTTGGAACAAATTTCCAAGGAAAATGTATTTCTCAATAACACTTTGGGTATGCACAAGACCCAGATAGAAGACACTGGAAAGGAACACAGCCAGCCACTTTCTCAACCCAGGGACCTTGGGCGTCAAGCCAATGTTGTATGTGAACAAAGTAAGGGTGTTAAAATTGCAATTACTGAAGATTCTCTGCATATAGACCAGGAGCCTGATGAAGGTGCACCAGTGGGGCCACATCTGAATAGAGGTGAACGTGAAGTATTTGATGATGATCTTGGGTTTGTTTCATTGAAGGATTGCTTGGATGAGGCAGAGAAAGTTTTGACGATGCTTGAAAATGCAGTTAATGAGTTGCATTCTCATTCAGTGTCCTCCAGCAGATCTGGTGAAAAAGTTTCCTCACCCGTGGTTTCCAAATTGATACAGGCTTTTGAATCAAAAGGACATGAAGATGAGCATGAAGGGGAAACAAGGGATTCCAATTTTCTTCAGTCATCATCAAACTCATTTAAGTTGACCAAAGAACAAATtgaaagtttgaaaatattGCTTTCGAAGTGGAAGCTTGATGTTCAAATTGCGGGTGCATTATTCAAGGGGGAGCGAGATGATCGGAAAGCTGGTGATGCAAAATACAGTGATCTTGAGGACCAGTTTGAACAATTGAAGCAACATTGTTCAGGTTTGGAAGCATCCAACATTGAACTAGCCGTTCAGTATGAAACTGTAAAGCAACTTCTTGGTGATattcaagaaaagaaatttcttcttgAGGAACTCTGTGATACTTTAAAGCAAGAAGATGCCCGTCTCAAAGCCAAAAATAATGAACTTTATGAGAAGCTTGGACATTGTCAATCAACAATTAGTGAATTGCATACTGAAATGAATGATGTGAAACAAATTTCCAGTGAAATGGCTTCTAGTCTTGGCAGTCAACTAGAAAATTTGCAGAAGGAGTTGACAGAGAGGGCAATGCTACTTGAGCAAGGCTGGAATATTTCTATGGCCCAAATTGTTGAGTTAGTTGGGAAGCTGAAAGAATCAGTTGGTGGAGTTATGAGCACAACTTTCTCTTCTGACACCCACAGTAACCTGGATATCACTCATCAGTTAGAAGTTTCAGTTCATGCAGCTGCTGAAATGATTTTTGATCTGCAGAAGAAACTTGAATCTACATATTCAGAACATGAAATAATGAGCACATCATATAAAGAAATGAGTTCAAAATGTGATGATCTGCTTGGGAGGAATGAATTGGCTGTTAGTCTATTGCATAAGATGTACAGTGACCTGAGGAAACTTGTAGTCGGAAATGGCACGACTATAGATGATAAGATAGATGTACATAGTGAAGTGCTTCCTGAACTACTGAACTATGATAGCTTTCAGCCCATCTTGAAACATATTGGGAATATATTGAATGAGAAGCAAGAACTTGAGTCTGTTACCAAGGAGATGAAGTCGGAATTCATGCACAGGGAAACAGAATTGGAAGAATTGAAGCTGAAGTGTGTTGATTTAGATTCTGTTAGTAAGCTAATACAAGATCTGACAGGTGTGCTGAATGCAGATATCCCAAAGCTTGATATGAATAAATCACCCCTTTCATGGTTAGATTCTTTAGTGTCTAGTCTTGTACAGAAAATGCGAGAGGCTGAAATCCAGCATCACACGACTAAAGAACTATATGGATCCAAGGAGATGGAATTGGCTGAATTGAAGGAAAAAATGCATTATCTAGACACACTTCGTcttgagaatgaaaatgaaatccTTGTTTTGAAGGAAAGCTTATATCAGGCTGAGGAAGCTCTTGTTGTTGCTCGTTCTGAATTACATAAGAAAGCAAATGAACTTGAGCATTCAGAACAGCGAGTGTCCTCCGTCCGTGAGAAACTTAGCATAGCTGTTACCAAGGGGAAAGGTCTGGTTGTACAGCGAGATGGTCTCAAGCAGTCCTTAGCCGAGACATCCAGTGAATTGGAGAGATGCTTGCAAGAGTTACAGTTGAAAGATACTAGACTTCATGAGGTTGAAACAAAACTTAAGACATATGAAGAGGCTGGTGAACGTGTGGAAGCTCTGGAATCTGAGCTTTCTTATATACGGAATTCATCTAATGCTTTGAGAGAGTCATTCCTCCTTAAAGATTCAATGCTTCAGAGGATAGAAGAGATATTGGAAGACTTAGATCTCCCAGAGCAGTTTCATTCAAGGGATACAATTGAGAAGATTGATTGGTTGGCTAGTTCAGTTTCTGgaaactcattggcaatgaATGATTGGGAACAGAAAGATGGTGTGGCAGTAGGCTCATACTCTGATGCTGGTTATGTAGCCAGAGATTCGTGGAAAGATGACAGTCAGCTACAACCAGATTCAgatgattttagaatgaaatttgagGAGTTGCAGAGTAAGTATTATGGGTTGGCTGAGCAAAATGAAATGCTGGAGCAGTCATTGATGGAAAGAAACAGCTTACTTCGGAGATGGGAAGAGCTTGTAAATAGTGTTGAAATGCCTTCACATTTGCAGTCTATGGAGACAGAGGATAAGATTGAATGTATATGTGCAGCACTTACTGAGGCTAATCATCATATAGACGCTCTGCAACTGAAGATCGAAAAATATGATAGTTATTGTGGAATGCTAAATACTGATCTGGAAGAGTCTCAACGGATGGTGTCTGCTTTTCAAGAAGACCTTAGTGCTCTCACATCCGAGAGAGTGAACCTTTCTGAAAAAGTAGAGTCTTTGCTCCTTGAGAATGAGAGACTATCATTGCAGAAAAGGGAGGCTGAACTTGAGAAAGAAAAGCTGATTAAGGAAATGACTATTGTGAAGGACGAGTTGGAACACAAAACTGCAATTAAAGAGCAACTTTTCACTACTGATGGCAAGATCAGAAAGTTGCAGGACTTGGTTGTTAATACCTTGTCAGAATCTGATACACAAAATATGGGGTTTGGTGATGCAAATATTGATTCCTTGGAAGAATTGCTGGGAAAGCTCATAGAAAAGCTGAAGATGGAACAGAAACTGTCCGCATCGGCAAGAGAAACTGAACTTGAGAATGGAAGGCTGCTTATAGAAATAACTGGTTTGAAGGACAAATTGGAACACAAAACTGCAATTGAAGAACAGATTTTCACTATTGATGGCAAGATCAGAAAGTTGCAAGTCTTGGTTGGTGATGCCTTGTCAGAATCTGATACACAAAATATGGTGTTTGGTGATGCAAATATTGATTCCTTGGAAGAGTTGCTGCGAAAGCTCATAGAAAAGCTGAAGATGGAACAGAAACTGTCTGCATTGACCAGAGAAACTGAACTTGAGAACGAAATGCTGCTTAATGAAATAACTAGTTTGAAGGACAAATTGGAAAACAAAACTGcaattgaagaacaaattttCACTGTTGATGGCAAGATAAGAAAGTTGCAAGACTTGGTTGGTGATGCCTTGTCAGAATCTGATTCACAAAATATTGTGTCTGATAATGCACCTATTGATTCCTTAGAAGAATTGCTAGGAAAGCTCATAGAAAAGCTGAACATGGAACGGAAGCTATCTGTATTGACTAGAGAAACTGAACTTGAGAATGAAAAGCTGCTTAAGGAAATAACTAGTTTGAAGGACAAATTGGAACACAAAACTGcaattgaagaacaaattttCACCCTTGATGGCAAGATCAGAAAGTTGCAAGACTTGGTTGGTGATGCCTTGTCAAAGTCTGATTCACAAAATATGGTGTCTGGTAATGAACCTATTGATTCCTTAGAAGAATTGCTAGGAAAGCTCATAGAAAATCTGAAAACAGAACAGAAGCTATCTGCACATACAAGAGAAACTGAACTTGAGAATGAAAAGCTACTTAATGAAATAGCTAATTTAATGGATAAATTGGAACAGAAAGCTGTCATTGAAGAACAGATTTTCATCATTGATGATAAGATCAGAAAATTGCATGATTTAGTTTGCGATGCCTTGCCAGGATCTGAAACAGAAAATCTGGTTTCTGGTAGTGAAAAGATTGATTCCTTGGAGGAATTGCTGAGAAAGCTTTTACAAAATCATGCAAATCTTTTGTCAATGAATCCTGCATATGGGGTTGTAGGTGATGGACTCCGTTCACAAAAGGATGATGGTACACTTTGTGAAGAAAGAAGTATAGATGTGCAGGATAAGGAGGCAAGTATTGATAGATATAAAATAGATCTGGAGAAGTCTTTGAATGAATTGCTGCATGTGAAGGAGGAGAGAGATAGATCTTTGGACAAACAAATATCTTTATCTGGTGAAGTTGAAGCTATGACTAAAAGAATTGAGGGGTTGCAAGGGCTTCTTAATCAGGAGGAGCATAAATCAGCTTCTCTTAGAGAGAAGTTAAATGTTGCAGTTAGGAAAGGGAAGTCATTGGTGCAGCAGCGAGACAGTCTAAAACACACCATTGAAGAGATGTCTGTTCAGATGGAGCACTTGAAATCTGAGATCACCAACCGGGATAATACACTTGCAGAGCATGAACAGAGGTTAGGACAGTTATCAACCTACCCAGATAAGTTAGAAGCTCTTGAATCAGAGAGTTTGCAACTGAagaaacatttggaagaaacagAGCACCATTTGCAGGAGCAAGAATATTCTTTGAAACTGATTTTGAACAAGTTAGGTGAGATTGAGGTTGGTGGTGAAGGTTATATTAGTGATCCAGTGAAGAAGTTGGAACAGGTTGGGAAGCTATGTTCTGATCTGCATAGTACTGTGGCATCTTTAGAACAAGAATCCAGGAAGTCTAAAAGAGCATCAGAACTGCTACTGGCAGAGTTAAACGAGGTTCAAGAGAGGAATGATAGTTTTCAGGAGGAGCTTGCAAAGATGAATGCTGAACTTGTGGATATCAGAAGAGAAAGGGATTCAGCTGAGGCCTCCAAACTGGAAGCGCTTGCACATCTAGAAAAGTTATCATCCTTGCACGAGGCAGGAAAACACAGCCATTTATCTGACATCATGGAATTAAAATCTAATCTGAACCTTGTCTTCAAAAGCTTTGGTGAGGTTCACAATTTACTGACCAATGCATTTATCTTTGATTTGGAATCTTATCGGAAACTGGAGGCTGGTCTTGAGTCATGCATGAAAGTAAACAGTGCTACAAATATGGTGGATTCATCGATCACCAAAGAACACTGGGCATCTTCTAATAAG GGCTCTGTGCCTGCACATCCTTGGCAAGATTTTGATGCAATTGATCAGTATGATACTTCAGTTGAAAATCTTCGTCTATTTTGTCATCAACTACAACAGTTCATAACAAAGGTCAGTTCTCTTAAGGAAAAAATAAGCATACACTCAAGTTTGGCACAGGAACTAGACAAAACTCTGTCTAAACTAATGGCAAGTATTCAAAGGGAAATGACTTCCCAAAAAGAGTCATGTGAAACCATGAAGAAAGAACTAAGTGAGCATGATGAGAAACTTGTTGCATTTCGTGGGATCATTGCGTACCTCTATGAAGCATGCAATAACTCTTCCATTGtacttgaaaatgaaaaagccGAACTGTCTGGGACGAAGGTTGAATCTTCAGATCTAGGGATGAGCTTGGAAACTCCTTTATTTGATGATGACATATCTGAGGAATATATTAAAACCATGGCAGATAGATTGCTGTTGACTGTGAAAGGGTTTACTAGTATAAAAGCTGAATTTTTAGAtgctaataaaaaagaaatgaagtCTACTATAGCAAATTTGCAGAGAGAGCTTCAGGAGAAGGATGTTCAAAGAGATAGGATTTGCTCAGATCTGGTAAAACAGATCAAGGATGCTGAAGCTGCTGCGACCAGTTACTCTCAAGATCTTGAAGCTTTTAAGATTCAAGAACATAATTTAAAGAAAGAGGTGGAAGCAATTGAGGCAGAAAGGAAGATACTCGAACAGAAAGTGAATGAACTACAGGATAGGCAAGAAACCACTGCTGAATTAGAGGATAAAATGCGATCTCAGACTACTTTACTGGCAGCCAAAGACCAAG AAATTGAAGCACTAATGCATGCCCTTGATGAGGAAGAAACACAAATGGAAGAATTGACAAATAAGATTGTTGATCTTGAAAAGGTTGTTGAACAAAAAAATCAAGAGATTGAGAACCTTGAATTTTCTCGTGGTAAGGTTATGAAAAAGCTTTCCATAACTGTCAGCAAGTTTGATGAGCTTCACCACCTTTCGGCAAATCTCCTTTCTGAAGTTGAAAAGCTCCAATCCCAGTTGCAAGAAAGAGATACTGAAATTTCATTCTTGAGACAGGAGGTTACCAGATGCACTAATGATGTTCTTCTTGCATCACAAATGAGCAATCAGAGAAGCTCTGACGAGATCTTTGAGTTCTTGACATGGGTTGATATGGTTGTGTCTCATGATGGAGCGCATGATATACATCCTGATATGAAGAGCAACAGTCAGGTTCATGAATGCAAAGAAATACTTCAGAAGAAGCTTATGTCTTTATTGTCAGAATTGGAAAATCTAAGGGAAGTTGTAGAAAGCAAGGATGCGATGTTGCAAGTAGAAAGGAGTAAGGTAGAAGAATTGAATCACAAAACAGAAACTCTTGAGACGTCCTTACACCAGAAAGAACTGCAATTGAATTTGCTTGAAGGCGTGGAAGAAACTTCAAAGGGAGCTGGCACAAGCTCAGAGATTGTGGAGGTAGAACCAGTG ATGAACCGTTGGTCACCATCAGGTGCTTTTGTAGCACCTCAAGTACGTAGTTTGCGCAAAGGCAACAGTGATCATATTGCCATTGCTGTGGATGAAAACCCTGGTGGTACTAGTAGGATAGAAGAAGAGGATGACAAAG TTCATGGTTTTAAATCCCTCACTTCATCCAAGATTGTCCCAAGATTTACTAGACCATTGACCGACTTGATTGATGGCTTATG GGTTTCTTGTGATCGGACTCTGATGAGACAACCTGTCTTACGGCTAGGAATTATATTGTATTGGGCCATAATGCACGCACTACTTGCCTTTTTTGTAGTTTAA